From the genome of Faecalibacterium prausnitzii:
ACCGGGCCAAAACGGCCCCAAATGCAAATTTCAGATGGGAAAGCGGGATGAATCATGCGGGAAACAGACCTTGCCGATGAGCTGTTCCGGGCACCGGACAGTGCACCGCCCACCGGTGTGCGGGTGGCCACAGCCAGGCGCGGCGGCGTGACCGTGACGCGGGTGGAGATCGCGCGCGAAGGGCTGGAGCGCCCCCGCGGGCGGTACGTGACGCTGGAAGTGCCCCGCGTCAGCCTGCTGGACGAGCGGGACGAATCGGTCATCGAACCGGCTGCGGCAGAGCTGCAGGCCCTGCTGCCTCCGGCAGGGCCGGTGCTGGTGCTGGGCGTCGGGAACCGGCGGGTGACCTCCGATGCCCTCGGCCCCCGGACCGTGCAGAAAATTTTCGTCACGATGGGGCAGCATGCCGTCCCGGTGCAGGGCATCCGGCCGGTGGCGGCAGTGGCACCGGGCGTGTCGGCTGCTACCGGGCTGAGTTTGCAGCAGCTGGCCGGGGCACTGGTGCGGGAGATCCGCCCCGCTGCCCTGCTCTGCGTGGACAGCCTCTGCTCTTCCGAACCGGAGCGGCTGGGCCGGACCCTGCAATTCTCGGACACCGGGCTGTTCCCGGCCCAGCCCGGCCACAGCCGCCATCTGGATGCCGCCCGGCTGGGGGTGCCGGTCGTAGCGACAGGCATCCCGACCCTGATGCAGGCCGAAGAGGGCAGCGACCTTGTGGTGACCCCCCGCGAGCTGGACAGCGTCATCGCCCACGGGGCCGCCCTGCTGGCCGCGGCCATCAACCGTGCTTTGCAGCCCCGCCTGAGTATTGCCCAGCTGGGCTGGCTGACGAGCTGAGGCCTTGGCTCCCCTACCAGGGGAGCTGTCGAGCCGTAGGCGAGACTGAGAGGTTGTATGAAGGGAAGCCTTTCCTCTGTACAACCTCTCCGTCACCTGCGGTGCCACATCTCCTGGTAGGAGAGGCCTTGGCATTCCGGCACGAAACGTTCTATCTCTACAGGTTAATTTCATACCCTATTAAGAGGGAAGGAGGTGTCCGCCATGCGCCGCAGGCAGGGAGATTTCGGGGCCGGGCCAGTGCTCAGTCTGGCCGGGGCGGCGGCGCTGATGCTGGCGCTGACCGTTTTTGCCCATGGGCTGGTGCTCAGTCTGGCGGCGCTCATCATCGGGCCGCTGCCCGCCGCGCAGACGGCCCTTTCTCTCAGCCGGAAGCAGGCTGCCTCCGCACAGAGCGGCGAATCTGCGGCAGAAGCGCTTCCGCCCGAAGTCCTCGAACCCGCTCCGGGATCTCTGCCCGCCGCCGCAGACCGCTCCTACCTCGTCCCGCTGGAAGGCGACGACGCCCGACCCGAAGACGCAGGCACCATCCTCGAAAAGACCTATCCGCAGGGCAGCGGCGAAAAGTACGTGGTCTGCGGGGCGGGCAGCATCAAGAACAACACCCGCGTCCCGGCGGCAGACATCGCGGCAGAGATCCAGAACCCCCTGCCTTTTCAGGTGGAGTGGAACAGCCCGGAGCCGCAGGTCCTCATCATGCACACCCACGCCACCGAGGACTACCGCCTCTCGGCCGGGCTGTGGTTCCGCCCCGGCGACGGCTCCCGCACCACCGACCGGAACTATAACATGTGCGCCGTGGGCCGCGTCATGGCCGACACCCTCAATGCCGCCGGGCTGAACACCCTCCACGACGAGACCCTGAACGACTACCCCAGCTACACCGGCAGCTACGCCAACAGCCGCGCTGTGGTGCAGCAGTACTTAGCCCAATACCCCAGCATCAAGGTGGTGCTCGATGTCCACCGCGACGCCATCGAGACCGAGAACGGCTCCCGGATGGCCCCGGTCTGCACCGTGAACGGCCAGCAGGCGGCTCAGGTCATGATCATCTGCGGGTGTGACAACGGCAGCAGCATCTCCCTGCCCAACTACCGCCAGAACCTCCGCTTCGCCGCCGCATGGGAGCGGGCGATGGAGGGGACATTCCCCGGCCTCACCCGGCCCGTGCTGTTCAGCTACCGCTTTTACAATCAGGACCTCACCACCGGAAGCCTGCTCATCGAGGTGGGCGGCCATGGCAACAACCTCAATGAGGCCCTGTACGCCGGGCAGCTGGCCGCCGAGGGGCTGATCAGGGCCTTGCAATAAAAAAGCCCGCTCAGGCATCGCAGCGCCATACCTGAGCGGGCAAGATCCATTATTCGTATACCACGCAGCCCAGAACCGTCTTGCCCAGACGAGCGATCTGCTCCTTCTGGTCGTTCACGCTGCTGTAACGGGAGCAGCTGCAGTCGGCCACGAGCACCACCGCGTCGGCGGCGTTGACTTCCAGAACGGCGGTGGAGGAGACCAGTACGCTCTCGGCGCAGGTCAGCTTCCGGTTGCGGAGGGTGTCGGCAGCCTGCAGCTGGGCGGTCAGGGCAGACAGCTGCTCTGCGGGCAGATCGCCGGTGACGAGGATGCGATCAGCCTTGGGGGCACGGCTGGCAATGGTGGCGGCGATCAGGCGCACCGTCTCGTCGTCGCGGCTGCCATCAGGGCGGCCCTCCAGCTTGTTGAGTTTGGCGTCCAGCTTGACTGCCTTCCGGGCAGCGGCACTGGCCAGCGTACCGAGGACGGGCAGATTGCAGGTGGACTTGAGGTCCTTCGCAGAGTAGACGAGGCCGGCGGTCAAGAACTTGACGACCGCAGCGCCGGCTACCAGGATCACGCCGAGGACCAAGCCGATCACGGCAGACTTCACAAGAGAGGAGCTGCCGTTGCCCGGATCTTTCGGCACTTCGAGGGCAGCCAGGTCCTGATCGGCCTTCTGGATGTTCTGCTCCAGCAGGTCGTGCTGCGCCTGCAGATCGGTCATCTGGTTCTGCAGGCTGGTCAGGTTGTCGCGGGTGTTCTGCTGCTGGTCGCGCAGGTCGGTGGACACGGTGACGCTGCTGGTGCGGGACAGCAGGGTGATGCTGTGGTGCCCCACGGTGGACTCAATCGTCTCGTACAGGCCGTTCATCCGGGCGATGACAGCATCCAGAATGGCGGTAGCATCTTCCTCGGATGCTGCGTTGATGCTGATGGAGAGCAACCGGGTGGAGTTGTCGCCCCAGACACTGACCAGCTCCCGCATGTACCGCTCTTCCATGTTGAACTGCTCTGCAATGGCAGAAATGGCCTCGTGGTTGGTCAGCAGGGAGGTGTATGCACTCAGGACCGAGCTGGTGTAGTCGGGGTTCTGGTAGTCCATGCCGGGCATGATCTTATAATCGGTGGTGACGTACAGATCTGCTCTGGCGTTGTAGACATTGTAGGGATCGATGCTGTTCAGGACGGACTTTTCCATGTACTCTTCGGCGTTGTCGATGTTGAACTGGACCGTCTGCTGCGAACGCTCATTGTCGCGCAGCTGCTGGTTGTAGCTCTGCACGTCGGTATCGCGTTTGTTCTGTGCTTCGCGGTACTCGACCATGTTCTCTTCATACGTCTGCTGGGCCGAAGTGCGGGGTGCGGTCTCGCCCTCTTCTGCCGCCTTCTGGACGGCGGCGTTCCACGAGATGTTCTTCATAACAGCCACGCCTGCAAACAGTACGGCGCAGACCAGGGCTGCGGCCGCCATCTGCCGGTATTTGCGCAGGACTGTGAACAGCAGGGAAACGAGGTTGATCTCCTCTTCCTGCTCATACGGGATCTGGTTTTCAGTCATAAATGTCCTCCTAAAACAACAGAGAGTTTGCAGCGCGGGATGCCTCCCCGGAACACCCGGAAACAGGATGGGTATAAAGCGCACAACATATCATTTTAGATGATATCATTTTTCGGCCCGGAATGCAAGACAAAGTCTTGATTTTTGATTGACAAAGCCGCTTTCCTGTGCTATTTTTAGAATTACCGAAAAGCACAGATCGGGAAAAGTAACGCATCCGGGACGCTTCCAGAGAACACGGCAGTTGCTGCGAGCCGTGAGCGCCCCCTGCGCGAACGAACACCCAGGAGCTGCAACCTGAACCCAGTTTTTTGCAAAACTGCCAGTAGGTGCGCCGCTGCGCCCCGCGTTACAAGGGCAGCGCTTTCTTTTTTGAGATGAGCGCGTGAGCGACCGGACACTTCCGGTAATTCAGGTGGCACCGCGGACATTACAAGACAGCTTGTTCGCCCTGAAACTTCAGGGCAAAGCTGTCTTTTTATTTTACATCGGAGGAGATACCATGGAACGCACTGAGATCGTTTCGCTGTACAAGAACACCCCCGCCGACGGCACCGTCGTGACCGTCTGCGGCTGGGCAAAGAACATCCGCGACTCCAAGAACATCGGCTTCATCGCCCTGTCGGACGGCGGCTGCTTCAAGACCCTGCAGGTCGTGCTGGAAGCCGGCAAGCTGGAAAACTACGACGCCGTCATCCACACCGGCCTCTACAGCAGCCTGCGCATCGTGGGCCGCATCGTGCTGACCCCGCAGGCCAAGCAGCCCTTTGAGCTGAACGCCGACTCCGTCGAGATCCTGGGCGACTGCCCCGCCGACGAATACCCGCTGCAGAAAAAGAAGATGAGCATGGAGTATCTGCGCACCATGCCCACCCTGCGCCCCCGCACCAACACCTTCAACGCTGCCTTCCGCGTCCGCAGCGTGGCTGCTTACGCCATCCACAAGTTCTTCCAGGAGAACGGCTTCGTCTACGCACACTCCCCGCTGCTGACCGCATCCGACTGCGAGGGCGCCGGTGAGATGTTCCGCGTGACCACCCTCGACCTGGAGAACGTGCCCAAGAACGAGGACGGCACCGTCGATTACACCCAGGACTTCTTCGAGAAGCCGGTCAACCTGACCGTTTCCGGCCAGCTGGAGGCCGAGGCCATGGCCATGGCCTTTGGCAAGGTGTACACATTCGGTCCCACCTTCCGTGCGGAGAAGAGCTTCACCACCCGCCACGCCGCCGAGTTCTGGATGATCGAGCCGGAGATGGCCTTCTGCGACCTGAACGGCTACATGGACACCGCCGAGGCCATGACCAAGTACGTCATCCGCTACGTGCTGGACAACTGCCCCGACGAGATGGCCTTCTTCAACCAGTTCATCGACAAGGGCCTCATCGAGCGCCTGGAGCTGGTGGCGAACAGCGAATTTGGCCGCATCACCTACACCGACGCCATCGAGGTGCTGAAGAAGAACAACAAGAAGTTCCAGTTCCCCGTCGAGTGGGGCGTGGACATCCAGACCGAGCACGAGCGCTACCTGACCGAGGTAGTCTTCAAGAAGCCCGTCTTCGTCACCGACTACCCGAAGGAGATCAAGAGCTTCTACATGAAGCAGAACCCGGACGGCAAGACCGTAGCCGCAGCCGATATGCTGGTGCCCGGCATCGGCGAGCTGATCGGCGGCAGCCAGCGTGAGGAAGACTACGACAAGCTGGTAGCCCGTATGGACGAGCTGGGGCTGGACAAATCCAGCTACGACTGGTACCTCAACCTGCGCAAGTTCGGCGGCGTGGAGCATGCCGGTTACGGCCTGGGCTTCGAGCGCATGATCATGTACCTCACGGGCATCCAGAACATCCGTGATGTCCTGCCGTTCCCCCGCACCGCGTACGGATTCTAAAAAATGAGGAAACCTCTCCGTCATTGCTTCGCAATGCCACCGCTCCTACCGAGGAGAGGCCTTGGCAGAACGGGAAACTTTCCCTTTTCGCCAGAGGCTCCCCTAGCAGGGGAGCTGGCAAAGCCGTCAGGCTTTGACGGAGAGGTTTTTCTTGATCCATTTTCAACATCGAGGTAACATTTCGTGGAAAACATTTCGCCCGCCCTGCTCCACTGGTTCCATGCGAACCACCGCATCCTGCCTTTTCGCTCCGACCCCACCCCCTACCATGTCTGGCTGAGTGAGATCATGCTGCAGCAGACCCGCGTCTCGGCGGCGCTGCCCTACTATGAGCGGTTCCTTGCCGCTCTGCCGGACATCCCCGCCCTTGCCGCCTGCGAGGAGGAAAAGCTCCACAAACTGTGGGAGGGTCTGGGCTACTACAGCCGGGTGCGGAACCTGCAAAAGGCGGCAAAGCTCGTCTGTGCGCAGTACGGCGGCGAACTGCCCGCCGACTACGATGCCCTCCGCGCCCTGCCCGGCATCGGCGACTACACGGCGGGTGCCATCGCCTCCATCAGCTTCGGCCTGCCGGTGCCTGCGGTGGACGGCAATGTGCTGCGGGTGTTTTCCCGCCTGTACAACGACGACCGCCTCATCACCGACCCCAAGGTCAAGCGGGCGTTCACGGCCCGTGTCATGGAACACCAGCCCCCGGCTGCCCCCGGCGACTACAATCAGGCCCTGATGGAGCTGGGTGCGCTGGTCTGCGTACCCAACGGTGCCCCGCTCTGCGCGCAGTGCCCGCTGGCCCACCTCTGCGCCGCCCATGCCGCCGGGACGGCCCTCACCCTGCCCCGCAAAGCGGCCCCCAAGGCCCGCCGCATCGAGCCGGTGACGCTGGCGCTCGTCCGCAGCCCGGAGGGCGTCCTGCTCCAGCAGCGGCCCGAAAAGGGTCTGCTGGCGGGCCTGTGGCAGCCGGTGCTCTGGGAGGATGAATCTCTCTCCGCCGACGAGGCCCGCGCCCGCCTGGCAGCGCTGGGCGTCGTCTGCACCCCCGATGCCGCCAAAGCCCTCCGCCCGGCCCGGCACATCTTCAGCCACATCGAGTGGCACATGGGCGGCTATCTCTTCACGGCAGAGCGCCAGCCCGCCCCCGTCGGCTGCGTCTGGGCCAGCCCGGAACAGCTGGAAGCCGCGTACACCCTGCCCGGTGCGTTCAAGGCGTACCGCAAACTGCTGGCCGCTGCATTTTAACTTCTTTCGTGCAGGTCGATGAAAATTTACGGATTGGCAGTTGTAATTTTTTTGCATTCCGGGTATAATATTCCTAACGCGATATTTCTACACGATATCCGCAAGGGCGGTTCCATGGCCCACCGCGAAACGGGCCACCCCGACACAAAGGATGTTCTGAACCCATCGTTCCGACCCAAAAAAGGAGTGTGCTGAACCTATGAAGAAATCTTGTTTGATCGCCGTGATCGCTACGCTGGCCGCCATCGCCGGTGCACTGGCTGCCGTGGCCGTTTATCTCCGCCGCCGCGAGAAGGAGCTTGATGAATACGAGCGCCTGCTGTTTGGCGAAGACAAGGCGGAACCCGCCGACGCACCTGCCGAGGACGCCGCAGAAGAATAACCGATCCGCTGAAGGGCGCACCCGGTGGTCAGTTCCTGACCCGCCGCGTGCGCCCTTTTTGCAACCCTCTCAGGCGCTGACACGCCAGCTCTCCCCAAAAAGGGGGGAGCCTTTGGCAGGTCGGATATATTTTTCAGACCCGCCTGCGGCTCCCATACTGCCGGGCCCTGCACCTTAATGTCAGGAGGATGTTACATATCATGAAGCGATTTTTTCTTTGGATCATCGGCGTCGCGCTGGGCGTCGTCGTGCTGCTGGGGGCCGTAATGGCCGTGAGCTATTCCTTTACCGGCGAGGGGGCCCGCCCTGCGGCGGACGTACAGTTCGGCGGGCAGGCGCTGGAAGTGAACGGCTCCTGCTGGCAGGTGCCGCTGGTGGGCGGTGTGCTCGACAGGGTCTTTGCCGAGCCGGACACCCTTACCGTGCAAAAGCTGGGCACACTGTACGATGCCCACCCGGCACTCGCCCTGCCCGACTGGGCCACCTACACCACCCTGACCATCGAGACCGACGTCGGCAGCCTCGTGTTCGCCGGTTCTGCCGGGCAGTATGAAGACTTCCTCTTCCCGGCCAACGGCAGCTACAAGGCCACGATGACGGTCTGGCGGCTCCCGGCCGACCTTTCTGCCACCCAGTTCGACGGCGGCACCAACGGCTCCATTCATAAGAACTGGGGGCAGGAGCACCCTGCCCGGCCCACCGGCTGGTATCGGTTCTCCTTCCGGTTCACGCTGCAGGCCAGCGCGAACGTCGAGCTTTCGGCTGAGCGGGTCGAGCAGGGCGGCATCGTAGGCGTCGCCATCACCGGCATGGCCGGGGACACGGCCCCCACCCTGGAGACCGACCTCGGCAGTGTTTCGTGCACCCGCAGCCCCTCCGGCTGGCGGGCCTACATCCCTGCGGCCTACAACGCCTCCGCCGGAGCCCACGAGATCCGCATCACGGTCAACGGGGAGACGCTCTCCCGGACACTGACCGTTCTGCCCAAAGACTTCGGCACTGCGGAAGTCGAGGCTGAACCGGCCCCCACCGAGGCCGCGAACACCGAGTTCCGGAACAACATCTGGCCGCTGTATGAGCTGCCCGTGCGGGAAAAGCTCTGGTCTGGCGGGTTCATCTGCCCGGCCGAGAACTATCTCATCCTGCTGGATTTCGGTCAGGTCAAGGTCACGAACGGCCAGCAGGGTTCCCGCTCCAACTCCACCAAACTCTATACCATCCCCGGCGACCCGGCCCGCGCCCCGGCGGACGGCGTCGTCGTCTTTGCCGGGAACCTTGCCCTCACCGGCAACACCGTCGTCATCGACCACGGCTGCGGCCTGCGCAGCTACCTTTACGGCCTGCAGACCCTCTCCGTCAGCCGAAACGCGACCGTCCAGAAAGGGCAGGCCGTCGGTGCGCTGGGCGAAGAGATGACCATGGACTTCAAACTGGGCAGCAAGAGCGTGAACCCCTGGCTGCTGTTCCAGACCAGCGGCGGAGCATTCTGGCGTGAAAACGGGTGAAGCAAAAATAGTTTCGGAGATTCTTGTAATATTTTCGTCTTTGGGGCGTTATTGAGGTGAATGGACACGAAAAAAGGAGGTCGTACTCATGAAACTGCCCTGTGAACTCATCCGGGACCTGCTCCCCCTCTACGCCGAACACCTCACCAGCCCGGAGACCGGCCAGCTCATCGAAGAGCATCTGCAAAGCTGCCCGGCCTGCCGGGACGAACTGCACAGCATCCGCCTGCCAGTCCCGGTGCAGGCCGATGCGCAGGCCGACGCCCCGCTGAAACAGGTCCATGCTACCCTGCGGAAAAAGCAGCTGCTGACCATTCTGGCGGCCGTGCTGGCCGTGGTGTGCGCTCTGGCACTGGCCGTGTGGATGTACAGCGCCGAGGCTCCCGCCACCGTCGAGGAAGCCCGGTTCTGGACCTACAACCGGAAAGAAGACTCTGCCAACCTCTGCATCCTCGAAGTGCAGGGCGAGGGCGTCTGGCTGACGCTGGACGAGCCCTTCAGCTGGGGCAGCCCGACCGTGACGGTGCAGGCCGTGCGCTACCGTTTCCCGCACTTCCACGCCGCACTGGCCGGGGTGTTCGGGAGCGCGGCATCTTCCAAGACCATCGCCGTTTCCAACACCCAGCTGCTCGCCGTCGTCTGTGCCGACGAAACGCTCCATTACCGGGAAGGCCAGCCGGTCTCGGCCTACCGCCTCAATGGCACCATCGTCTACGGCACCGAGCAGGAGCTGGGCCTCTATCCGAGGGCCTAGCCCATGGACATGGATGCACTTTACCGGCTCTATTTCCGGGATGTGTTCCTGTTTTTGCAGGGCCTCACCCACTCGGAATCGCTGGCCGAAGAACTGACGCAGGAGACGTTTTTCAAGGCCCTGAACGGTCTGAAGCACTTTGATGGCCGACAGGACATCCGCGCCTGGCTCTTCACCGTAGCGCGGAACTGTTATTACTCCCACTGCCGCAAGGCGAAACAGACCGTCCCGCTGGACGAGGCGTTCCCGCCCGCCGCTGCCCCGCAGCCGGACCTGGACGAACTGCTCATCGACGAAGACGCCGCTTTTACCATCCACCAGTGCCTCCACCGGCTGGAAGAGCCGTACAAGGAGGTGTTCACCCTCCGGGTCTTCGGCGAGCTCTCCTACAAGAAGATCGGTGCAAT
Proteins encoded in this window:
- the gpr gene encoding GPR endopeptidase, whose translation is MRETDLADELFRAPDSAPPTGVRVATARRGGVTVTRVEIAREGLERPRGRYVTLEVPRVSLLDERDESVIEPAAAELQALLPPAGPVLVLGVGNRRVTSDALGPRTVQKIFVTMGQHAVPVQGIRPVAAVAPGVSAATGLSLQQLAGALVREIRPAALLCVDSLCSSEPERLGRTLQFSDTGLFPAQPGHSRHLDAARLGVPVVATGIPTLMQAEEGSDLVVTPRELDSVIAHGAALLAAAINRALQPRLSIAQLGWLTS
- the spoIIP gene encoding stage II sporulation protein P produces the protein MRRRQGDFGAGPVLSLAGAAALMLALTVFAHGLVLSLAALIIGPLPAAQTALSLSRKQAASAQSGESAAEALPPEVLEPAPGSLPAAADRSYLVPLEGDDARPEDAGTILEKTYPQGSGEKYVVCGAGSIKNNTRVPAADIAAEIQNPLPFQVEWNSPEPQVLIMHTHATEDYRLSAGLWFRPGDGSRTTDRNYNMCAVGRVMADTLNAAGLNTLHDETLNDYPSYTGSYANSRAVVQQYLAQYPSIKVVLDVHRDAIETENGSRMAPVCTVNGQQAAQVMIICGCDNGSSISLPNYRQNLRFAAAWERAMEGTFPGLTRPVLFSYRFYNQDLTTGSLLIEVGGHGNNLNEALYAGQLAAEGLIRALQ
- the asnS gene encoding asparagine--tRNA ligase produces the protein MERTEIVSLYKNTPADGTVVTVCGWAKNIRDSKNIGFIALSDGGCFKTLQVVLEAGKLENYDAVIHTGLYSSLRIVGRIVLTPQAKQPFELNADSVEILGDCPADEYPLQKKKMSMEYLRTMPTLRPRTNTFNAAFRVRSVAAYAIHKFFQENGFVYAHSPLLTASDCEGAGEMFRVTTLDLENVPKNEDGTVDYTQDFFEKPVNLTVSGQLEAEAMAMAFGKVYTFGPTFRAEKSFTTRHAAEFWMIEPEMAFCDLNGYMDTAEAMTKYVIRYVLDNCPDEMAFFNQFIDKGLIERLELVANSEFGRITYTDAIEVLKKNNKKFQFPVEWGVDIQTEHERYLTEVVFKKPVFVTDYPKEIKSFYMKQNPDGKTVAAADMLVPGIGELIGGSQREEDYDKLVARMDELGLDKSSYDWYLNLRKFGGVEHAGYGLGFERMIMYLTGIQNIRDVLPFPRTAYGF
- the mutY gene encoding A/G-specific adenine glycosylase encodes the protein MENISPALLHWFHANHRILPFRSDPTPYHVWLSEIMLQQTRVSAALPYYERFLAALPDIPALAACEEEKLHKLWEGLGYYSRVRNLQKAAKLVCAQYGGELPADYDALRALPGIGDYTAGAIASISFGLPVPAVDGNVLRVFSRLYNDDRLITDPKVKRAFTARVMEHQPPAAPGDYNQALMELGALVCVPNGAPLCAQCPLAHLCAAHAAGTALTLPRKAAPKARRIEPVTLALVRSPEGVLLQQRPEKGLLAGLWQPVLWEDESLSADEARARLAALGVVCTPDAAKALRPARHIFSHIEWHMGGYLFTAERQPAPVGCVWASPEQLEAAYTLPGAFKAYRKLLAAAF
- a CDS encoding phosphatase — translated: MKKSCLIAVIATLAAIAGALAAVAVYLRRREKELDEYERLLFGEDKAEPADAPAEDAAEE
- a CDS encoding murein hydrolase activator EnvC family protein, which encodes MKRFFLWIIGVALGVVVLLGAVMAVSYSFTGEGARPAADVQFGGQALEVNGSCWQVPLVGGVLDRVFAEPDTLTVQKLGTLYDAHPALALPDWATYTTLTIETDVGSLVFAGSAGQYEDFLFPANGSYKATMTVWRLPADLSATQFDGGTNGSIHKNWGQEHPARPTGWYRFSFRFTLQASANVELSAERVEQGGIVGVAITGMAGDTAPTLETDLGSVSCTRSPSGWRAYIPAAYNASAGAHEIRITVNGETLSRTLTVLPKDFGTAEVEAEPAPTEAANTEFRNNIWPLYELPVREKLWSGGFICPAENYLILLDFGQVKVTNGQQGSRSNSTKLYTIPGDPARAPADGVVVFAGNLALTGNTVVIDHGCGLRSYLYGLQTLSVSRNATVQKGQAVGALGEEMTMDFKLGSKSVNPWLLFQTSGGAFWRENG
- a CDS encoding zf-HC2 domain-containing protein; translation: MKLPCELIRDLLPLYAEHLTSPETGQLIEEHLQSCPACRDELHSIRLPVPVQADAQADAPLKQVHATLRKKQLLTILAAVLAVVCALALAVWMYSAEAPATVEEARFWTYNRKEDSANLCILEVQGEGVWLTLDEPFSWGSPTVTVQAVRYRFPHFHAALAGVFGSAASSKTIAVSNTQLLAVVCADETLHYREGQPVSAYRLNGTIVYGTEQELGLYPRA
- a CDS encoding RNA polymerase sigma factor gives rise to the protein MDMDALYRLYFRDVFLFLQGLTHSESLAEELTQETFFKALNGLKHFDGRQDIRAWLFTVARNCYYSHCRKAKQTVPLDEAFPPAAAPQPDLDELLIDEDAAFTIHQCLHRLEEPYKEVFTLRVFGELSYKKIGAIFGHTANWACVTYCRAKRKIQQMLKEA